One part of the Glycine max cultivar Williams 82 chromosome 14, Glycine_max_v4.0, whole genome shotgun sequence genome encodes these proteins:
- the LOC112999391 gene encoding uncharacterized protein, translated as MAGDNVRVVKSTYYISKPDEFNFPTTTLCKLYAIMETLAKFHHNLLGQKFIIRTDQRSLKSLCNQIIQTPEQHVWIHKFWGYDFTIEYKPDKENVAADTLSRSFFMALSEPHASLLSQIEQATNMDLPCWIFPPSVWKGMPLTVTFMLQII; from the exons ATGGCTGGCGACAATGTTCGGGTTGTCAAATCCACCTACTACATTTCAAAGCCTGATGAGTTCAATTTTCCAACAACAACTCT TTGCAAACTGTATGCAATCATGGAGACTCTAGCAAAGTTTCACCATAATCTGTTAGGGCAGAAGTTTATCATTAGGACTGATCAACGAAGTCTTAAGTCTTTATGCAATCAGATCATTCAAACCCCCGAGCAACATGTATGGATTCACAAATTTTGGGGGTATGATTTTACCATTGAGTACAAGCCCGACAAGGAAAATGTTGCTGCGGACACCCTTTCCAGGTCCTTTTTCATGGCCTTATCCGAGCCACATGCCTCCTTATTGTCTCAAATTGAGCAAGCCACGAATATGGACCTTCCTTGTTGGATATTCCCACCAAGTGTGTGGAAGGGAATGCCCTTGACCGTTACTTTCATGTTGCAAATAATTTGA
- the LOC100782667 gene encoding triacylglycerol lipase OBL1: MASSEELFGLNYLLLKPQEASAVDLGRLLFSSNLNNRGFIECPREIEAREFRQRWLLFISIVAQKVLVASRNSLKNVGDTLELWLNLLSSNGGLIRLLFKFLTGKMKTPERSSAAFLSVVGITDTRVDLDKTIKENDAKYKGFLSMMASKLAYENEEFVSNAVQNHWDMEFLGSHSFWNDYQELWSTRAIIVQDSKSEANLIVVAFRGTEPFDADQWRTDVDISWYELPNVGRIHAGFMKALGLQKNSGWPKEIDQSSTSGEPHHFYAYYTIREKLRAMLEAEEDAKFILTGHSLGGALAILFAAVLTMHEEEWLLEKLEGVYTFGQPRVGDNKFGEFMKDKLRKYDVRYMRYVYCNDVVPRVPYDDQTLFFKHFGSCLYFNSLYHGQVLEEEPNKNYFSLFWVIPKILNAVWELIRGFLIPFIEGRDYIQNWFMTIFRLVGLIIPGLPAHLPTDYVNVTRLGSLNKSLELQNSQDSKAD, from the exons ATGGCTTCCTCCGAAGAACTATTTGGTTTGAATTACCTGTTGCTGAAACCACAAGAGGCGAGTGCTGTGGATCTTGGACGCCTCTTGTTCTCTTCCAACTTGAACAATAGAGGATTCATTGAGTGCCCTCGTGAGATTGAGGCAAGAGAATTTCGACAAAGATGGCTCCTCTTCATATCCATTGTGGCGCAGAAGGTTCTCGTTGCCTCAAGAAACTCCTTGAAGAACGTTGGGGACACGTTGGAGTTGTGGCTCAATCTTTTATCAAGCAATGGAGGCTTAATAAGGCTCTTGTTCAAATTTCTAACAG GAAAGATGAAAACACCGGAAAGATCATCGGCAGCATTCTTATCCGTGGTGGGCATCACTGACACACGAGTTGACTTAGACAAAACAATTAAGGAGAATGATGCCAAGTACAAAGGGTTCCTCTCAATGATGGCTTCAAAATTAGCGTATGAGAATGAAGAATTCGTTAGTAACGCAGTGCAAAATCATTGGGAT ATGGAGTTTTTGGGGTCACACAGCTTCTGGAACG ATTACCAAGAACTCTGGTCCACACGAGCAATCATAGTGCAAGACAGCAAGTCCGAAGCCAACTTGATTGTGGTTGCATTCAGGGGCACGGAGCCATTTGATGCGGACCAATGGAGAACAGACGTGGACATCTCCTGGTATGAGTTGCCCAATGTGGGTAGGATTCATGCTGGGTTCATGAAAGCTTTAGGTCTTCAGAAGAACAGTGGATGGCCCAAAGAGATAGATCAAAGCAGCACTAGTGGTGAGCCTCATCATTTTTATGCCTACTATACAATCAGAGAGAAGCTGAGAGCCATGTTGGAGGCAGAAGAGGATGCAAAATTCATATTGACAGGGCACAGCTTGGGAGGAGCCTTGGCAATTCTGTTTGCTGCAGTGCTCACAATGCATGAGGAGGAATGGCTGTTGGAAAAGTTAGAAGGGGTTTATACCTTTGGGCAGCCACGAGTTGGGGACAATAAGTTTGGGGAGTTCATGAAGGACAAGTTGAGAAAGTATGATGTGAGGTATATGAGGTATGTTTACTGCAATGATGTGGTGCCTAGGGTCCCTTATGATGACCAAACCCTTTTCTTTAAGCACTTTGGTTCTTGCCTCTACTTCAACAGCTTGTACCATGGGCAG GTTCTAGAAGAGGAGCCAAACAAGAATTATTTCTCTTTGTTCTGGGTCATACCCAAGATCCTAAACGCAGTTTGGGAGCTAATTAGAGGATTTCTTATCCCATTCATAGAAGGTAGAGACTATATACAGAATTGGTTCATGACGATTTTCAGGCTTGTTGGATTGATAATTCCAGGACTACCAGCTCATCTTCCTACAGATTACGTCAATGTTACCAGATTGGGATCCTTAAACAAGTCTCTGGAGCTTCAAAACTCACAAGATTCCAAGGCTGACTGA
- the LOC100782306 gene encoding uncharacterized protein produces the protein MRMRELGFQERRSWRRRGGDTSPDSVIFTLESNLSLFSSASASVDRCSFASDAHDHDSLASEISLHLAAQDHDGDFAHSESWSGPDPDLDPNKRQQQRHADTDSDAAHTKHRRNRFSGKGEKAKVQKEEDSDGGDTEDGNQHLEFDSARNSFSLALKECQDRRSRSEALFKKHDRRRPASLDLNNAIGNGNVSSPHLGLSAMKKSTLCSRRSGSGTFPSPGTPNYLHATVAMQKGWSSERVPLHTSAARKQVGAALLPFNNGRTLPSKWEDAERWILSPVSGDGGTGRASLPAPQRRPKSKSGPLGPPGVAAVAYYSMYSPAVPLFEGANSRSFMAASPFSAAVSVPAAAADGLTASSGGSCGVLSTRTDPCMARSVSVHGCSQMHSQSSLPAQGEKFDGFKDAGTNVSPALSRRDMATQMSPEGSSCSSPSLRPSFSASTPPSLPLSEFRSLPFSKMDIRDVPVDEHVTMTRWSKKHRALFSGRGSENVDSWKIKESSSRSSSWDISEGSKTVSKAKRVEAKINAWENLQKAKAEAAIQKLEMKLEKKRASSMDKIMNKLRLAQKKAQEMRSSALANQPHHVPRTPHKAILFSRASQMGSLSGCFTCHAF, from the exons ATGAGAATGCGAGAGTTAGGGTTTCAGGAACGAAGGTCGTGGAGGCGGAGAGGCGGCGACACCAGCCCCGACTCCGTCATCTTCACTCTCGAATCCAACTTGAGCCTCTTCTCCTCCGCCTCCGCCAGCGTCGACCGCTGCTCCTTCGCCTCCGACGCGCACGACCACGACTCCTTAGCCTCCGAAATCTCACTC CATTTGGCAGCACAGGATCATGACGGTGATTTCGCTCATAGCGAAAGCTGGAGCGGTCCAGATCCGGATCTGGATCCGAATAAACGACAACAACAACGACATGCAGATACAGATTCAGATGCAGCACACACGAAGCATCGCCGAAATCGTTTCTCCGGGAAAGGAGAGAAAGCGAAAG ttcaaaaggaagaagacaGTGACGGTGGTGACACTGAGGACGGAAATCAACACTTGGAATTTGATTCGGCCAGAAACTCTTTCTCTCTGGCTCTCAAAG AATGCCAGGATCGGAGGTCAAGATCTGAGGCGTTATTCAAGAAGCACGATCGGCGAAGGCCTGCTTCGTTAGATCTGAACAATGCCATTGGCAATGGCAATGTTTCTTCGCCTCATTTGGGATTAAGTGCTATGAAGAAGAGCACGCTTTGTTCTAGAAGGTCTGGCTCTGGCACTTTTCCGAGTCCTGGAACGCCTAATTATCTTCACGCCACTGTTGCTATGCAAAAGGGTTGGAGTTCGGAGCGAGTTCCTTTGCACACCAGTGCTGCACGCAAGCAGGTTGGTGCGGCTCTGTTGCCTTTCAACAACGGCCGAACTTTGCCGTCCAAATGGGAAGATGCTGAGAGGTGGATTCTTAGTCCTGTTTCCGGTGACGGCGGCACCGGGAGGGCCTCGCTCCCGGCGCCGCAGAGGAGGCCCAAGTCGAAGAGTGGGCCTCTTGGCCCCCCTGGAGTTGCTGCTGTTGCGTATTATTCCATGTATTCCCCTGCGGTGCCTTTGTTTGAAGGTGCGAATTCAAGGAGCTTTATGGCGGCATCTCCGTTTTCTGCTGCTGTTAGTGTCCcagctgctgctgctgatgggTTAACTGCCAGTTCCGGTGGCAGTTGTGGGGTGCTCTCAACCAGAACTGATCCTTGCATGGCTCGCTCGGTTAGTGTCCATGGTTGCTCTCAGATGCATAGTCAGTCATCACTGCCTGCCCAAG GGGAGAAGTTTGATGGTTTCAAAGATGCGGGCACCAATGTATCTCCTGCTCTTTCAAGGAGGGATATGGCCACCCAGATGAGCCCAGAGGGTAGCTCATGCTCCTCTCCCAGTTTGAGGCCTTCTTTCTCTGCCTCCACTCCACCTTCCCTTCCTCTCTCAGAGTTCAGGAGTTTGCCTTTCTCTAAAATGGATATCAGGGATGTGCCAGTAGATGAACATGTAACCATGACAAGGTGGTCCAAGAAACACAGGGCCCTATTCTCTGGCAGAGGCTCAGAAAATGTTGACAGCTGGAAAATTAAGGAATCAAGTAGTCGATCTTCATCTTGGGACATTTCTGAAGGGTCAAAGACTGTTTCAAA GGCCAAAAGGGTGGAAGCCAAAATCAATGCATGGGAGAACTTGCAAAAGGCAAAAGCTGAGGCTGCAATACAGAAACTGGAG ATGAAGTTGGAAAAGAAGCGAGCATCATCTATGGATAAGATTATGAACAAGCTGAGATTGGCTCAGAAAAAAGCTCAGGAAATGAGAAGTTCAGCTTTAGCCAACCAGCCTCATCATGTTCCCAGAACTCCTCACAAGGCTATATTATTTAGTAGAGCCAGTCAGATGGGTTCCTTAAGTGGTTGTTTCACCTGTCATGCCTTTTAA